A window of Fusarium oxysporum Fo47 chromosome II, complete sequence genomic DNA:
TAAGTCCACGGAAGCTGCCGAAGTGATCCATTTGTTGTAGCTGCGGGGCAGACGGCTGGGATGATAGAACCAAGCCCACATAACAAGGCCTGATGAAGCTGCAAAGACAAGGGGGTCAACAAACTTGGAGAGGAATCGTTCAGCCTTCGGAAGGTGTCAGTAACTATGGATATCTGATAATCATAATCAGGTGATTTTCATGGCCTAATTACCTTGGACCACCTGTTGGAGGCCAGACGACGGGCCTTGTGCCTCGCCCACAGATCACCAACAAGGACATCGAGGGCTCGAGTGACGGCAAACAGGGTCAGATCCATTGTTCGACCAGCAAACTTGACTGTTTGAGGCTCGGTATTATGGGCCGAGCCCTCTTTCGGTGGCACAGTTTCGGTATACGCTCGGCCCTCGTAGGAGTGCAGCAGCCGCAGGCCAAACCAGGCAGCAAGGAATGTTGACAACCATCTTGCAAGTCTGGGGCGATTGTTTAGCAAGGAACATCATGATTCATTAGAGTGAAACTGAAGGCTTACCTCAAGCGACCTGCCTCGCTGAGCCCCCTTGCGGTTTTCTCTAGAATGCTTTTCAAAGGTTCCTTTCGGCGTATTAGCTAACGGCATATCAAAGTAACATTAACGTTCCGGTGAGTTCTGACagccaaggacaaggcgaCCAATGTCAGAAAAACTCGGCGAATTTCTTGTACTAGACGAGGTCCATCATGAGTAGATTAACTTGCCTTCAATAGAGTAGTGCCACCAGCTAGTATAGCACAAAACGTTGGAAACCGCTGCGGATTGAAGCCTGTCCTCACTATGTGTGCCGCAGAGCTGACGAATGAGCTATCGTCAAGGTCCGGGGCGAGTTGGCTGGCTagtttcctctttctcttAGCAACATGCTGTAACACTAATGTCAACAGCCGGGGAGCCACGGCAGATGCATAGCCCAAGAGATAGGCGCGAATCAAAGGGCGTAGGATCTCGGGAATGGGATCGAGCCTCAGGGGCCCTTTACGGGCAGGGCGCACATCAATCGCAGGCATAGCCATGCTGCTCCAACATAAGAGATGTCCAACAATATCCCGAAGCAGGGCTACGGCACCTGCTACCGGTGGCACTCAGAAGGTGGGTATCTGACAAGATGATCGCGGGGATCCTGACTGTGTATGAGCGGTCAATAACAGATCTACCCCTGCAAAGTATAATGAATAGAGAAAAGGGTGGTGTAAAGAAAATCGAAAAGGGGAGGTCGGTGGTTTGGAGTAGCGGGGGGATATGTCAACATCATGCAACGTATGAGTATCACAGAGGGTTGATGACAGAATTTGACGGCAAAGGTGGCAAAGATATCTATGCTTTTGTCCAGATAAAATGAACAGTCAGGAGATTGATATGATAAACTCTCCCCTTGAAGTTGATCAAAAATGTGGAGATTCATCGCCGAGCTCTCACTTTGAGCCTCGGCTTGATATTCGATATGTCGCGTGTGAATATGCAACATGGCAAACATGGATCGTATGTACTCCTGCAGGAAATAGACCGAGAGATACGTAAATGATCTACCTTGACAGGTCGTAGATCATAACGCCCCCTGCCAAGGCTATAGGCAGTGTAGCGTAGCGCAACCGCCGCATGGTGATGGAGTTGCAGATGAGAGAAGTCAATACGTGGGATTGTGAAACTAACCTATCACGACAGAAACTATTATTCTTTGAGTAACAAATCCGTGAGGCTGAGAGTATGAAACAGCCTAGCAAGTATTCAAGAGAGAATTAAGCTCAAAAGTACTCGTGGCAGATTATACGGATAATGCCCGAATTGGAGGGCTGACGATGTTGctggtgacgatgatgacctGAGAGTTCAGGGGTTCAGCTAAATGAAAGTCGAGAATCGATCAATCTGGGCCTGGGCACGGTAGTTGGGAACAGATTTAGACATGAGACGTTCCAGATTTCTACTGTAACTGCTGCTGAACAGATCCAGGTCGTTCGTTGTAACGGTAGGTATTTTAGGTGTGAGATTAAGTAACAGCTGAGTGAGGTTATCGCTAACGTTAACATCTGTAGGTACAACAATTTGCATGTGGTCAAAGGAACGCCCCACCTGTCTGCCCGTAATTCTGGGGTACAGGGATAGGCAACTGCTGCATTGGGAAAAGAGGCATGTGCACAAGATGGGTCCGGTACGTAAATTTTACCTTATAAGGCCGAATAATTGAGAATCCTTTCAGTTAACAGCCGCCGGAATTAGAAAATTTTCTATCTTGTACAATGCTTATGATTTCAAAGCCatggaagagaaaagagaacaaCAGTCCAGAAACCAATGATACAGATCTCTTGCTACCTGGTACAATTTTATCAGTTGATTAAGGTAGTTACATAAGGTACCTTGCCCCtgggaagcaagaaaactcCAGACCTCAAGATAGGATGCCAAAAATAAACTCACGATAGAACCCCTTAACTTTATGCCAACTTACCTAATTCTTTTTTGTCATTTAGGATCAAAttcctaagttttcttgcctcccctagctTACGTCTAAGCCAGTTGGTCCGTATCCGAATTCCAAGTGACATAACTAGATTCACACATGGAAATGAAATTGTTCTCGAAAAACAAAACAACCTATGGCAGGGAAGCCCCACGACGAATTTCGGGGCTCTAACAGGTTTCGGCTCTTCTTCCTGGCCTGATTTCCCACAAGAAGCATGATTTCAGTTGGCATCTTTCCTTTCCAGGGAGGTCTTATATCAACCCTGGTAAGCCCTGAATATCATACTGGCACGGGCCGACCGTGGTCACGAGTCGAtgtaaaaaaaaaaaaaagtcttTGTCACTtttgagagaacaaagacgCATGTGCTTGAGCTTGTGCTTGTGGCTATGCTGGCTGATTCAGACAATGCAATATTGTTGGTTCAGCCTCATCGTGTTGCTGACTACAGGTGAGTAAATCGAGTCAAGTGACCGCCAACTTATCTGCAGTAAGTCAACTGCGTGCAACGCCAAGATGACTAGATTCTCCGAGTCTCTCagcagaagaacagagcCAATCAAGAATGGGCGAACTGTCTGACTCTTAAGGCTTGGCTGGGTGAATGAATGACAGCTGGAGATGAGGCGTCGTCAACTAAAGTCGCAGAATAGAGCTGTTGGGAgtgctgaagatgagagaggTTCAAGCATGTGATAGTCCCATAGATGCATAGAGTTGGACGGCAGACTATGGGATATACGGATACGTCATGACAAGGTGATCCGACCCATAGACACCCCCCATACCCATACCTACAGGACGGACAGTACCCTACCGGGAGTCTCGGGGGGGATGTAACGACGAATGTGTTGAAAGAGCTTTGGTAATTGTTGAACAAGGCGCGGGGGCTTGGATCACTTTATGGTTTTGGTAGAGACTCGACTCGCTGAACATCACCCACGATCCGATTCCTCCAAGAATACTCAAAACCAAGCTTTTTCAAAAGCTAAAGGCTCTGGTCGACGTCGATGAAAGTTGCAGGTGACACAGTGACCTGGGGGAGGGGAACATGGGGGATTAATAACTAGAGCGCATCAGGTCGAGGTAGAAAGTACTTGGAGATTGAGTGCTTCTAATGCTCCGAGGCAACCCCACATGGCTAAGACGGCCCAAAATGTGCTCAACATGGACCAATGGGTCCAATTGCCGTGCAAGCCTGGTCCTTGGATGCATTTCCCCAAAAACAAGACTACCTTCCATCTAAGTCTCAGTTACTACTCGCGGTCCGCCTTCCACCTGCCGTACCGTTCCTCTGCACCAGGACAGTCACGGTGGGCTCCCGCCGCTTTCCTCCAACGTAGCCCACCTAAACCGCTTTACCTAGTTaaacaccaccaccacctccacgATCCCGTCCAATCCATCCCAACCCTCCCATCCTTTTCCTGGCCCGCTACCATTTGACCTCTATAAGGTAAAATTCCTAAACCTTTCCCGGCCAGAAGCATAGCGGCCATCCTatgaagaagcaggagaagtCGGGCTCTAGTTGCtccttctttgtcttcatcTAGGTCGCGGGTGTGATGTGACGCAGCGAATGCACGTTTTAGCACATGCACTCTCCGTCCAGACTAAATCCCTTCTTGTGTTGATCCCCTGTCgctcttattcttcttctttctctttcatgGCTTAAGCAGGCAGCTCTGCAACTCTACTATCAACGACTTTTCTCCAACTTCCATTCACAACTGTTTGCTTCCAGCGACAAAACTCGACTATCAGCATATTTCCTTGTCTTCTATTTAAGAAGCACATGCAACAGCAACGTACATGCCACACATACAATCGCAGAGTCCATAATACATTCACGAACTATTCACCAGCATAGTCGTATCGATCTGTTCCTCCTCGTGCTCTCGCGACCCAGCGACTACCTCCTAAACTCCAGCCAGATACAACAGTCACTTCTTTGCGCTTCGTGTGGAGCGAATCGATATTTGTCCAGGCATATACTCATTTGCCATCAACTTGGCGGGTTTGAACTGTCATGTGCTAGACAGACAGAACATAGCTCGATATTGTCCTGGTCTATGTACGCTTAATGCCGAACGAAAAGGCACACCGTTCTGGAAACATTACCATTTACACCATCGAGTCGAGATACACCCGCCAAATACTTTCAATCCTTCAAATCACAAAAAGTTATACATCTACTGTGGCTCATTTGTAGCACAGTGCGCTTGCTCTACAGAAAACCCATATTACAAAAGACGCATCCATGCTCGCCGTACAGCACGCTCCGAGGATGGGTTCGTCGCAGCCGCCCTCAGACCCTTTTATGCCTTTTGGCTGTAAGTGAACCGCTCGCCGAGACCCTTATCCTTCGCATCACATCCACCAACTCAAAGAGCAGTCCGCTAATCTTTAACCCGACCAGATTCATTCGACCCTAATCAAGATCCTCCGATCAACGATCCGCCAGAGCCTGCACCTGGAGCTCCTCTCTTGACAGATACCGACAACAGGCTTCTAACATCCTTCTTCGATGATATCAATGCCGACCATTACAATATGCCCTCCTTCGGTGAAGGGCTCAATTTCAGCGATACTTGGCTTGATCTTCCTCCGCAATTCATGGGATCCAGTACTTCATTTGGTCAGCAGCCAGGATCTTCACTTGGCGAGCCGCCGGCTCAAGGACTCTCCCATAGTCTTAACGAGTTCCATGGCATGGCACCAATGGGATCCCATATGATGCCCCcgccaccacctcctccttcCCATTTACAACATCAAACTGAGCATCGACACACTCCCGATGATGTGCTGAACGCGGCGGCTACTCTGCTTCAAAACGGCCCAAACCAGCGTCAGAACTCCAACGGAATTGATACTTCGGTACAGAGGCACCCAATAGGACCTCCAGTAGGTCACCTACGACATCAACCTATAGAAGAATTCCGGGAGGACCATCGACGCAGCGTTGCAGCAAGCGAGCAAGAGCATTACCCGGACTGGATGATGGGACCCCATGACAAGCGCCAGCATCGAGCACCGCCTGCCGAATATCAGTGGGGTTCTGATGCCAACTTCAACCGCATTCAAGGCTATACTCCCAACTCGGAGAAAGAAACCGCCGAGTCCTTGACGAAAGAACAACTCAAAGTTCTGGAATGTTTTGAGCCCAGTAAAAGCGCCGATAACACGCGACCCAGCAGCCCACTTCATACCAAGGGACCGCTCCCACATAGCAGATTGACTGAGCTCACGAAAGTGCAAGAAGCTGATACGCCCCCGCGTAAAAGGCGGAAGAGCagaaataataaggataCTCCAGATGAAGAGGCGCAGGAAGAGACAATCACGCCTAAGCCTGTGCGGAGGCGGAAACCTAAAGCGGAACGTGCTGGTTCCATCACTTCGGCTGTTGCAGATGACGTTGCTGGGGGAAAACGTCGCAAGTCGGCAGCAAACAATAGCAAAGTGTCAAGAGAGAACCTTTCAGAAGAACAGAAGCGCGAGAACCACATAAAGAGTGAGCAAAAACGGCGCACTCTGATTAAAGAAGGCTTTGACGACTTGTGTGATCTTGTTCCTGGCCTTCGTGGAGGCGGTTTCAGTAAAAGTACTATGCTTGCGATGGCAGCGGAATGGCTGGAGGATCTACTGAAAGGGAATGAGGCACTGGCCGCCCAACTTGCTGCTTTAGAAGGGCGCACCTGAGCCCCCTTTCTCAATCGAGTACGATACGTGCCATGTATCGGTGTATAGACGTGCGATTTGGTCGGTGTTTGTTTTTCTATTAGGGCAAAAGGGATTGGATGACCATCCCCCGGTGCGTATAGGAGTTCATGGGAGGAAAATACACACTCTCTACGGACAGAGAGATGGTTTCAAGGAGCTGGATGTCACAGCTTACTGGCGTGGTCGAATACCCAATAGGAGTAGCAAGAGGTGGTAATAACGATGTACGAACGAGGATGTAGAGAAACTGGCCCCTACGTCATGAGCCGATGAGACGATGCGGCTGGAGAAGGTAGATTACACGAGAAACACGAGAATGAAATAAGGAAATCACATCAGTCTAGTGAGATAAGGTAATCGCTTGTTGAGTGACATTGCCCAACATGATGACCTAGGCCTACCCCGTGTCGTACCAGGGAATTGGTGATTATGGAAACAAGGGGTTCAAGGATTAAGCGGATAGAGTATTGAATAGGGTTGAAGACCTGAGGCGAGCCAAGGCGGCCTTATTATTGGCAAGCAGAAACTTCGCAGTATTCCATCACTCTTATTCAACCTCTTATTGCAGGCTGTTAATGTCGTCTAAGCTCTGCGAGGAAGACGGTGGCCTTGATATTGGTTCACAAGTTGAGGAGGGATTGTTTGATCTCGGGAGAATTATGAAAGGTTTCAATCAGATGAAACCCTGAGAATGATTGGCTGTAACTGGTAGCTAGGGAGTTGCATACGGCTGCAGGAAGCTGAGCGCAATTTTGAGAAGGTTTTTGTAGAATGGGGGGATTAAGGATTTGTCGCGGATTAAGTGAAGGatttcttggtgatgtttggGATGTATGACAGGTAGTACATATGGTCGAGTGTCTCTGTAATCCAAGAACATTTACATGCGTGTGCCTTGCTCTTTCATCTTGCTTTTGTCAACTACAGAACATAATTTTAACGCGAGCTCTATATCAAGGTGCTTCATGATCATGAAGTTCTCAATTTCTCTTCTCAGCGGCCTCAGCCTCTTGAATTTCAGCTCTGCCTCAACTATTACTAGGCCCAAAGCCCATGTTCCTTACTATTCGCGCGATGCTGAGCCAACCTGTATAACTCCAGGTATCGTTCCCAACATTACGGGCTCTCAAATCCGCAACGTTGGAGTTATTCTCTTCCAGGCTCTCGACATGATCGATGTTTTCGGTCCTCTAGATCCTCTCCAGATCCTCTCGCTCACCGTCCAGCAGCTCAATCTTCACCTCATCGCTGAGACGCTTGAACCTGTTAGCACAGCCCCTTTGGCCATGAACAAGTTCAACTCGAGCTTCTTTCCAACGATCCCCCCAACCAATACATTTAACGACGACCTGGATCTTGATCTACTTATTGTTCCTGGCGGCCCTGGCGCGAGGAACCCGAATCTTCAGGCTGTTACGGATTACATTGCAAAGATGTATCCTAAGGTTAAGATGCTGATGACTATCTGCACTGGTGCTGGCGTTGCAGCTAGATCGGGTGTTTTGGATGAGCATTTAGCAACGACGAACAAGAACGCCTGGGCGACTATGAAGGAGATGGGTCCCAGAGTGAACTGGGTATCTCCCGCTCGTTATGTCATCGATGGTAAAGTCTGGTCTTCCTCAGGCGTAAGTCGTTGATCATCTCCTGAATCTGTCAATATTTCTAATCCGATACTCTTTTAGGTCACTTCTGGGCTGGATCTCATGTTTGCCTTTATCGGTACTTTCTGGGGTGCAGAACAGTCCGAGCGTATTGCGAGTATTATTGAGCATGTTCCTCGTGTTGCGACTGATGACCCCTTCTCGAAGCACTTTAATATTACGCTCACTGATGCTCAGCCCTGCCCATAGATTTGAAAGGGCCTCCAAGCCCGTGAATGATACTGTGAGAGTAGAGGTGATGTCGTGGCATGACTGCAGGTATATAGTTTTTCATAGAAACCGATCCAGCATTACGCCTTTTTACTGTTGTCACCTACCCAGTTGCAAGACTTATGTTATCTTCAGTTAGATATTTGAAGCTCAATAGCAAGATATAGTACTCATAGCAGAAACCTCGTATCGCAGTACTTCTCTCTGCTCACCACAAGATTTAGAGTCAAGTACATATCTGGAAATATCCTCTCTGAAACGAGATGTCATCACTGCTGCGCTGGAGGTCGAAACAGAGTAAAACTATTTAGAGTGCTCTTTGTGGATTTTCGTATTATGCCATTCTACGCCCAAATCAGTATGATACAGATGTCCATCTCACTTCAGATCTACTATCTTCACAACCCAATACCCTTTTAACGCCAGGCTGTGCTCGCCattataattaactaagatCCATTTTCTCATCGCCGTTGCTGGCCGCTCCGCCTACTGCGAAGTCGACTGCACCTGTGTTGCCGATCAGGCGCTTCTCTGACTCAGCCACGAACTTGACGCTGCGGGCGGGATCATAGAAGAGCTGGAAGCTGCGTTGCACATCACCAACTTCGACTTGCTTAGCTTTTCTCTTGGCAGAAACAAGTTGCGAAGTGCTGATGAGGTTACTGGCGTATCGGAGACCTGCCTCCTGGCCGATCTTTGTGAGAAGGGCGAGAGCGTCGGGATGCACatcgatctcttcttcttgggctcgGATGGACAGAATCTGCTTGATCTCCTCAGGGTTATATGCGTGTGTGTTGATGATAACGACTCGgtccaagaagtcgagaggCAGTCCATGAGGACTGCGGTAGTCAGTACCGCGGATGCGGGAGTTGCCTCGGTTGCTGGCCATAATGACCACAGGAGCAAGGTCGTCCTCAAGAGCTCGGTTGATGTATGAAAAGCACTCGATATCGAGCATATGCACTTCATCAATGAACAAGACACCAGGAACAATCTCGGCCTTGCCCTCCTCCTTCCACTCGCCGACCTTTGTGTTAATCTGATCTCGGATCTCGCTGCGGATTTCGCCGGTATCGCCGGAGAAGAGAGCAAGGAAGCCCTGGGTTCTTGAGTTGATTACATCAATCTCGTGTAATGTGACGGTGTGAACAACCTCCTTGCGCTTTTGGAGCTCTCCATCCGGGCACTGGAGGAATTTGGTATCGACACCCATGGCATCATAGTCGCGAGATCGGGCATAGGATCGGCCGAGTTTGGTGATCTTTCCAGAAGACTTGTCTATCGAGATAATATCGCCTGCCATAACGCGTTCCTTGGTCATGGCATCGATCATCTTGCTACCCATATCGTAGACTGCCTCCATGTCGGTGGTCTTAATGGTTAGCTTTCCCTGCTTTGCGCTACCAGTAACACTGCGGTCGATCTGGAtctcaacaacttctccCTCCATGATTTCGCTCTCCTCCTTTATTCGGACACCGATGGACTTCCGGAAGGCTTGGGTAAGGGCTTCGGTCTTTGACATTTCGAGCGAAAAGATTTCTGATGAGGCAAGTGTTGTGAAAGGAACGTCGGGGCCTAGGGACTGAGCCATACCCATGGCGATGGCAGTTTTTCCTGTGCTTCATATGTGTCAGTGCGCGCAGTGCGGTAATGGTGATTGGAAGCATACCTAGGGGGTCCAGCAATGAGAACAGCACGACCAGCAATCTTTCCATCCTTGATCATCTGCAAGatgacagcagcagcctttCGCGCCTTCTCCTGTCCAACGAgaccttgagaagcagctcgaggctCAAGGGTTGTTGCATCCACACCAAGGCCTCGAATGTGGGAGTGTGCTGCGATCAGGTTCAGACCTCGAAGGTCTTTGGACTCTGACACGGTCATCACAGGCTGTGGAAATTTACTGTAAGCAATTGGCTGCGCGGAAGGTACGAGTAAATTCTACTTACAGCAGCCATCTTGTCGCGTGTTATGCGCGAGTGTAACGTAAGCAATCGTTATGGAATTGAGTTGTAAGGCAAcgactttgatgaagaaAGCTTGAAGAGCAGGGCTGGGAGCTAGATCGCGACAGCTGCACGAGCCTGCGCATAACTTTCGATTAAAAATTGTTAGCACGCGGCTATCGCTTAGCGCTTAACGCTTAGGAGCATCAATCGATGTGACTCCACAACTCGGTACTGCACTGCATGGACGCGATTACACGCGAGTGCCTGAGATCCATTCAGCTCGAGCTGCTGGAGCAATTAATGCAAAAAAGTTTATCACATCTCCCCAAGTCCGTAAGCTTCCACCAGGAGTCAAGTGGTTAAGTTATCTGATAAAGAACTATTCGTAGAAGCTAGATAACTTGGCCCTATGCTGTCCTCGTTTTGTGCTGTCCTGTACGACGAGAATGGAGGatgcttctcttccactTTATAGAGACTAAATTCATTAGTGTCAGTTATATGGGCAAGCACCTATCATCGGACCAACCGCTTTTCTTTCTTAGATGGAGTCTAGACTCTGATGGCCTAGCGGTGATTCAGCGAGGATTAGGGGtctatatttaataactGAGCTGACCCAAACAACCATATTTAATGAATTCAACCGTATATATGATGATAATCCACACGAAGTGAACTCCACACTGCGTAGCCCTGGTCCAGTTGTAACAGATACCTTATTAGTTAGTTGATCCTTTTCAAGTCTTTTCTTGGTTTTCTTTCTCTCGATAAACCGGCCAACTACCTTAACATCCATGTTCCCGCTTTTGTGTCGTCTCTCATTGCTTTTTCCctcttccctcttcttctatCCTCGTTCGCTCAATGCACACGCTTTTATTTATCTCTCCCTCCCCTCTCTCCCTTCTTTTGTTCTTTCTTCAAACCGAGGCTCTCTAACTCTCCTTAGTTTTAGGAGGCGTTGCCACTTTCTAGGTACTCACACACTCAGCCGATTCATCGACGCGATTGCCTCCCGGCGTACTCAACTATTTGTCCATCCACCACCTAGTACCTTATTTGGCCCTGTGTTCCATTGGTACAAAGTACTACCTACTTAGCGCAGTCTTTATTCGGTCCCCTTAATTCCTCCGGTCGCATACCGTCCTCAGCGATACCCTCTGCCCTCCTGCTTGGGCCACTTTCGATTTGCAACCCACGGTGCACGGCATTTGTCCTGTCTCGAATCCTTTACTCATTATTTCGACGGATGTTTAAAGCTCCATTTTACTACCAGAGCCGCAATGGCTGGTAGAGACGATCGGATCGGTCGCCGACCAGCCGGTAGCTCCCCATCAGAATTATTCCCCGACCGTGTCTCACTCCGCCGAGATGAATCGTCTCATTCCAAAGATGCAGACCACGATCGAGGGAGGGGCGGTGGGAAGGGGGGAGGATTGCCTTACGGTAAACATAGCAAACCACCTTTGGagagatcttcttccagGAGGTCAACGAATGCTAGTGATCGCGGTAAGAGCCCAAGTCTTGAGAAAGAACATGACGAGAGTATCGCTAACATACACCATTTAGGTTCAATATTGACCGCTACAGCCGGGCAGCGCGCCACGAAAGTTGAAGGCCTGCCACTTGTAGTAGACCTGCTCGGCGATGCAGCCTGTCTACGCATGCAACACAACCAAGCTGATAACAAGCTTAAGAGAACATTAGCTGACTGGAAACGGTCGGCTGCTAAAACTCCTGAATATTCTTCTGTTGACGAGATGCAACGTCAGGCTGTCCAAAAATGCGAGAACGAAAAGAACAATCTTAAGCAAAAACTCAGAGAGCTGCACCCAACGCTGTGTGATACTCTCGATTCGTTATTCAAGCAATACGTGCAAGATCAGGCTTCCATAGGACCCAACACCCAACAAGGAGCAGATTCTTTGCCGACGAAGGTCCAGGGCTCCCCAGCAGAGCTTCAGCCACAATCACTGGAACCGCACCAGTCAACCAAGGCATGGATGGAAAATTGTTTACAGATTGAGCTGAATAAATTCAAAAACTCCTTACCAAGCGCTCAGGGACCCGATAATAGCGAGATCCGGAAACTGGTGGACAGCCTTcagaacgagaagaagaaaactCAACTTCTGGAAAATAAAGTCGAAGAAGGTCGACAGCAACACCAATTGCTGGAAGAGAAGCTCAGCCGGCTCGAGCAGAAGCTCGATGGCGTCAGCACCACGATGGAAGAAAGGATAGCCGCCAAAAAGAGCCAGCCAGCTACCTCTACAACCTCTGCCGAGCATAACCAGTTCAAGCTAACAATTGAAATGCAGGGACGCGCTATAGACTTTATCAAAAGTCAGTTTGATCCCAAAAGGATGCAGAAGCTCCAGCAAGACACAGAAAACCTTGCAGACAGACTCACGAACGGCATAAAATCTGTCAAGTCG
This region includes:
- a CDS encoding TIP49 C-terminus-domain-containing protein — its product is MAAPVMTVSESKDLRGLNLIAAHSHIRGLGVDATTLEPRAASQGLVGQEKARKAAAVILQMIKDGKIAGRAVLIAGPPSTGKTAIAMGMAQSLGPDVPFTTLASSEIFSLEMSKTEALTQAFRKSIGVRIKEESEIMEGEVVEIQIDRSVTGSAKQGKLTIKTTDMEAVYDMGSKMIDAMTKERVMAGDIISIDKSSGKITKLGRSYARSRDYDAMGVDTKFLQCPDGELQKRKEVVHTVTLHEIDVINSRTQGFLALFSGDTGEIRSEIRDQINTKVGEWKEEGKAEIVPGVLFIDEVHMLDIECFSYINRALEDDLAPVVIMASNRGNSRIRGTDYRSPHGLPLDFLDRVVIINTHAYNPEEIKQILSIRAQEEEIDVHPDALALLTKIGQEAGLRYASNLISTSQLVSAKRKAKQVEVGDVQRSFQLFYDPARSVKFVAESEKRLIGNTGAVDFAVGGAASNGDEKMDLS
- a CDS encoding uncharacterized protein (expressed protein); protein product: MAGRDDRIGRRPAGSSPSELFPDRVSLRRDESSHSKDADHDRGRGGGKGGGLPYGKHSKPPLERSSSRRSTNASDRGSILTATAGQRATKVEGLPLVVDLLGDAACLRMQHNQADNKLKRTLADWKRSAAKTPEYSSVDEMQRQAVQKCENEKNNLKQKLRELHPTLCDTLDSLFKQYVQDQASIGPNTQQGADSLPTKVQGSPAELQPQSLEPHQSTKAWMENCLQIELNKFKNSLPSAQGPDNSEIRKLVDSLQNEKKKTQLLENKVEEGRQQHQLLEEKLSRLEQKLDGVSTTMEERIAAKKRTRYRLYQKSV
- a CDS encoding class I glutamine amidotransferase-like protein — protein: MIMKFSISLLSGLSLLNFSSASTITRPKAHVPYYSRDAEPTCITPGIVPNITGSQIRNVGVILFQALDMIDVFGPLDPLQILSLTVQQLNLHLIAETLEPVSTAPLAMNKFNSSFFPTIPPTNTFNDDLDLDLLIVPGGPGARNPNLQAVTDYIAKMYPKVKMLMTICTGAGVAARSGVLDEHLATTNKNAWATMKEMGPRVNWVSPARYVIDGKVWSSSGVTSGLDLMFAFIGTFWGAEQSERIASIIEHVPRVATDDPFSKHFNITLTDAQPCP